One genomic region from Labilithrix sp. encodes:
- a CDS encoding Na+:solute symporter: protein MRLGVLDWAIVGGFFALNVVIGLAYARRAGGSTSEFFLSGRNVPWWLAGTSMVATTFGADTPLAVTGMVARSGIAGNWLWWSSVASGMLTVFFFAALWRRAGVMTDVELIEIRYAGKSASALRAFRALYLALPVNCMIIGWVNLAMAKILALTLGLPKGPAVAACLLLTALYVSVSGLWGVLVTDVLQFVVKLGMTIVLAIFAVRAAGGMDRLKAALPPAKLAFVPDLDSAWMPALTFAVYIGVQWWAAWYPGAEPGGGGYVAQRIFSAKTEKDGMYATLWFNVAHYTVRSWPWILTALAASVLYGPMEDPEAGYVRVMIDHLPTSLRGLMMAGFLAAYMSTVATHLNWGASYFVGDIYKRFLRPKETDKHYVRVSRLATLATMAVAGTLTLFLDSVAGAWRLMLAFGSGTGLVLILRWYWWRINAWSEIAAMAASFVTSAILLYGVGLDPDEPLPFAYLMLGTLVATTASWLAATFLTRPEPDETLVAFYDRVRPGGPGWRPIAAKSSVAADGPPLPVRARDWILGCVLVYSSLFGVGKWILGQRALGAALIGIAIVSAALLARDLRAATPAR, encoded by the coding sequence ATGCGGCTCGGCGTGCTCGATTGGGCGATCGTGGGCGGCTTCTTCGCCCTGAACGTCGTCATCGGCCTCGCCTACGCGCGGCGCGCGGGCGGGAGCACGAGCGAGTTCTTCCTCTCCGGTCGCAACGTCCCGTGGTGGCTCGCGGGCACGTCGATGGTCGCGACCACCTTCGGCGCCGACACGCCGCTCGCGGTGACGGGGATGGTCGCGCGGAGCGGCATCGCGGGGAACTGGCTCTGGTGGAGCTCCGTCGCGAGCGGCATGCTCACCGTCTTCTTCTTCGCCGCGCTCTGGCGTCGCGCCGGGGTGATGACCGACGTCGAGCTGATCGAGATTCGCTATGCGGGAAAGTCGGCCTCCGCGCTGCGGGCTTTTCGCGCGCTTTATCTCGCTTTGCCCGTCAATTGCATGATCATCGGGTGGGTCAACCTCGCGATGGCCAAGATCCTCGCGCTCACGCTCGGCCTCCCGAAAGGTCCCGCCGTCGCGGCCTGTCTCCTCCTCACTGCCCTCTACGTCTCGGTCTCCGGTCTCTGGGGAGTGCTCGTCACCGACGTGCTCCAGTTCGTCGTGAAGCTCGGAATGACGATCGTATTGGCGATCTTCGCCGTGCGCGCGGCGGGCGGAATGGATCGGCTGAAGGCCGCGCTCCCGCCGGCGAAGCTCGCCTTCGTCCCCGATCTGGACTCGGCGTGGATGCCCGCGCTCACCTTCGCCGTCTACATCGGCGTGCAGTGGTGGGCGGCCTGGTATCCGGGCGCGGAGCCCGGCGGCGGCGGCTACGTCGCGCAGCGCATCTTCTCGGCGAAGACGGAGAAGGACGGCATGTACGCGACGCTCTGGTTCAACGTCGCGCACTACACCGTGCGTTCCTGGCCGTGGATCCTCACCGCGCTCGCGGCCTCGGTGCTCTACGGGCCGATGGAGGATCCGGAGGCCGGCTACGTGCGCGTGATGATCGACCACCTGCCCACGAGCCTGCGCGGGCTCATGATGGCGGGCTTCCTCGCCGCGTACATGTCCACCGTCGCGACGCACCTCAACTGGGGCGCGTCGTACTTCGTCGGCGACATCTACAAGCGGTTCCTCCGCCCGAAGGAGACGGACAAGCACTACGTCCGCGTCTCGCGCCTCGCGACGCTCGCGACGATGGCCGTCGCCGGCACGCTCACGCTCTTCCTCGACTCCGTCGCCGGCGCGTGGCGGCTCATGCTCGCCTTCGGCTCGGGGACCGGCCTCGTCCTCATCCTCCGTTGGTACTGGTGGCGCATCAACGCGTGGAGCGAGATCGCGGCGATGGCGGCCTCGTTCGTCACCTCGGCGATTCTGCTTTACGGCGTCGGCCTCGATCCGGACGAGCCATTGCCTTTTGCCTATTTGATGCTCGGCACGCTCGTCGCGACCACGGCCTCATGGCTCGCGGCGACGTTCCTGACGCGGCCGGAGCCGGACGAGACGCTCGTCGCGTTCTACGATCGCGTGCGCCCCGGCGGTCCGGGCTGGCGGCCGATCGCCGCCAAATCGAGCGTCGCGGCGGACGGGCCGCCGCTCCCGGTCCGCGCCCGCGACTGGATCCTCGGCTGTGTACTGGTCTATTCGTCGCTCTTCGGCGTCGGCAAATGGATATTGGGCCAGCGCGCGCTCGGCGCGGCGCTGATCGGCATTGCGATCGTGTCGGCGGCGCTCCTCGCGCGGGACCTGCGCGCGGCGACGCCGGCGCGATGA
- a CDS encoding LysR family transcriptional regulator: protein MRDAESLRFDDVITFLTVHHTRSISSAARQLQVTPSQVSKAVARLEEFVGAQLLARGSRGVAVSMAGLRAIPMLEEIVRGVRGLKVAEDETPMVRVAAPSSILSTVAGVLARNARGMRFSCIELDPVRTRALAFEDVFDVALISDDRSLGELYTHDPLGAAESCLFARPSLAQKLGEPPIAPDALVGVPFVMPLLLQDTRVASGRDLCPFPFEHRTHGHAAATFGAALELATHSDHLVFGPRVAARGLLARRELVEIEVQGWQVRWQIHLACHTTRVTQKTARAVHGILSRWLDESLAPT from the coding sequence ATGCGCGACGCCGAGAGCCTTCGCTTCGACGACGTCATCACGTTTCTCACGGTCCATCACACGCGGTCGATCTCGTCCGCCGCGAGGCAGCTCCAGGTCACGCCGTCACAGGTGAGCAAGGCCGTGGCGCGGCTCGAGGAGTTCGTCGGCGCGCAGCTCCTCGCGCGTGGGTCGCGCGGCGTCGCGGTGAGCATGGCGGGCCTCCGCGCCATCCCGATGCTCGAGGAGATCGTGCGCGGCGTCCGCGGGCTGAAGGTCGCGGAGGACGAGACGCCGATGGTCCGCGTCGCGGCGCCGTCGTCGATCCTCTCCACCGTCGCCGGCGTGCTCGCCCGCAACGCGCGCGGCATGCGCTTCTCGTGCATCGAGCTCGATCCCGTCCGCACGCGCGCGCTCGCCTTCGAGGACGTCTTCGACGTCGCCCTCATCTCCGACGATCGATCGCTCGGTGAGCTCTACACGCACGACCCGCTCGGCGCGGCGGAGAGCTGCCTCTTCGCGCGTCCCTCGCTCGCGCAGAAGCTCGGCGAGCCGCCGATCGCCCCCGACGCCCTCGTCGGCGTCCCGTTCGTGATGCCGCTATTGTTGCAAGATACACGCGTCGCGAGCGGCCGCGATCTGTGTCCCTTCCCGTTCGAGCACCGCACGCACGGCCACGCCGCGGCGACGTTCGGCGCCGCCCTCGAGCTCGCGACCCACTCCGATCACCTCGTCTTCGGGCCTCGCGTCGCGGCGCGCGGCCTCCTCGCGCGCCGCGAGCTCGTCGAGATCGAGGTGCAGGGTTGGCAGGTGCGGTGGCAAATCCACCTCGCCTGCCACACGACCCGCGTGACGCAGAAGACCGCGCGCGCGGTCCACGGGATCTTGTCCCGCTGGCTCGACGAGTCCCTCGCACCGACCTGA
- a CDS encoding DUF4336 domain-containing protein has translation MERLRVIAEGVWGIEDVVTPSPGFRMPARATVVRLAGGEVVLHAPLAIDDEVARELAALGPVKHIVAPSCLHWMFVKGAVERYPDARVLGVEGLEQKLTAKAGVRFEPLANGAFGDELEVLRIAGAPSINEHVLLHGPSRSLLLSDLVFNIHADASWPMSMLLWINGAHRKTAQSRVWRFAVKDRAAAAESASALLARDYERVVVGHGDVIEDDARERMRRALAWMTGSPAQKSDAAAEADVAH, from the coding sequence ATGGAGCGACTGAGGGTCATCGCCGAGGGCGTCTGGGGGATCGAGGACGTCGTCACGCCGTCGCCGGGCTTTCGTATGCCGGCGCGGGCGACGGTGGTGCGGCTCGCGGGCGGCGAGGTCGTGCTGCACGCGCCGCTCGCGATCGACGACGAGGTGGCGCGTGAGCTCGCGGCGCTGGGGCCCGTGAAGCACATCGTCGCGCCGAGCTGCCTGCACTGGATGTTCGTGAAGGGCGCCGTCGAACGCTATCCGGACGCGCGCGTGCTCGGCGTCGAGGGGCTCGAGCAGAAGCTCACCGCGAAGGCGGGCGTTCGCTTCGAGCCGCTCGCGAACGGCGCCTTCGGCGACGAGCTCGAGGTGTTGCGGATCGCGGGCGCGCCCTCGATCAACGAGCACGTCCTCCTTCACGGGCCGTCGCGCTCGCTCCTCCTCAGCGACCTCGTCTTCAACATCCACGCGGACGCGAGCTGGCCCATGTCGATGCTCCTCTGGATCAACGGCGCGCATCGGAAGACGGCGCAGAGCCGCGTCTGGCGCTTCGCCGTCAAGGACCGCGCCGCGGCGGCCGAGAGCGCCTCCGCGCTCCTGGCTCGCGACTACGAGCGCGTCGTCGTCGGCCACGGCGACGTCATCGAGGACGACGCGCGCGAACGGATGCGCCGCGCGCTCGCCTGGATGACCGGCAGCCCGGCGCAGAAGTCCGACGCTGCAGCCGAGGCCGACGTCGCGCACTGA
- a CDS encoding sigma-54-dependent Fis family transcriptional regulator: MKGHILVVDDEQETCDLLEMSLGRHGFKVTTSTNAQRALDQVAEQDFDVVLTDLQMPEMSGLDLCERVLGTRPDMPVVVITGQGSLETAIGAIRVGAYDFITKPVDPKLLFLSVSRAIQHRRLSDEVKRLRQAVDGESEEQRIVGQSGAMRRVYELINRVGESDASVLIHGETGTGKELIARGIHNRSRRKSGPFVAINCAAVPHSLLESELFGHARGAFTDAKAQRTGLFVQASGGTLFLDEIGELPIDVQPKLLRALQERKVRPVGSNAEISFDARIVAATNRNLEDEVYEKRFREDLFYRINVVKIDVPPLRERGGDVLHLAQHFLKAFAERNAKPTLELSTTAAEKLMAYNWPGNVRELENCMEHAVALARFDQVTVEDLPEKIRAYRAERFVVAANDPTEIVTMDELERRYILRVLSLVGGNKSRAAQVLGFDRRTLYRKLERYGAATAEEGKKDGGGDSLPPS; this comes from the coding sequence ATGAAAGGCCACATCCTGGTCGTCGACGATGAACAGGAGACCTGCGACCTCCTCGAGATGTCGCTCGGTCGTCACGGCTTCAAGGTGACCACGTCCACCAACGCCCAGCGCGCGCTGGACCAGGTGGCAGAGCAGGACTTCGACGTCGTCCTCACCGACCTCCAGATGCCCGAGATGTCGGGCCTCGATCTCTGCGAGCGCGTCCTCGGCACGCGGCCGGACATGCCCGTCGTCGTGATCACGGGGCAGGGGAGCCTCGAGACGGCCATCGGCGCCATCCGCGTCGGCGCGTACGACTTCATCACGAAGCCGGTCGATCCGAAGCTCCTCTTCCTCTCCGTCTCGCGCGCGATCCAGCACCGGCGCCTCTCCGACGAGGTGAAGCGCCTGCGGCAGGCGGTGGACGGCGAGAGCGAGGAGCAGCGCATCGTCGGTCAGAGCGGCGCGATGCGTCGCGTCTACGAGCTCATCAACCGCGTCGGCGAGTCGGACGCCTCCGTCCTCATCCACGGCGAGACCGGCACCGGCAAGGAGCTCATCGCGCGCGGCATCCACAACCGCTCGCGCCGCAAGAGCGGACCGTTCGTCGCGATCAACTGCGCCGCCGTCCCGCACTCCCTCCTCGAGAGCGAGCTGTTCGGCCACGCGCGCGGCGCGTTCACCGACGCGAAGGCGCAGCGCACGGGGCTCTTCGTCCAGGCGAGCGGCGGCACGCTGTTCCTCGACGAGATCGGCGAGCTCCCGATCGACGTGCAGCCGAAGCTGCTCCGCGCGCTCCAGGAGCGGAAGGTCCGCCCCGTCGGCTCGAACGCCGAGATCTCGTTCGACGCGCGTATCGTCGCCGCGACGAACCGGAACCTTGAAGACGAGGTCTACGAGAAGCGCTTCCGCGAGGACCTCTTCTACCGCATCAACGTCGTGAAGATCGACGTGCCCCCGCTGCGTGAGCGCGGCGGCGACGTCCTCCACCTCGCGCAGCACTTCCTCAAGGCGTTCGCGGAGCGCAACGCGAAGCCGACGCTGGAGCTCTCCACCACCGCGGCGGAGAAGCTGATGGCCTACAACTGGCCCGGCAACGTGCGCGAGCTCGAGAACTGCATGGAGCACGCGGTCGCCCTCGCGCGCTTCGATCAGGTCACGGTCGAGGACCTCCCCGAGAAGATCCGCGCGTACCGCGCCGAGCGCTTCGTCGTCGCCGCGAACGATCCGACCGAGATCGTCACGATGGACGAGCTCGAGCGCCGGTACATCCTCCGCGTCCTCAGCCTCGTCGGCGGCAACAAGAGCCGCGCCGCGCAGGTGCTCGGCTTCGACCGCCGCACCCTCTACCGCAAGCTCGAGCGCTACGGCGCCGCGACCGCGGAAGAAGGCAAGAAGGACGGCGGCGGCGACAGCCTTCCGCCCAGCTGA
- a CDS encoding site-2 protease family protein has translation MKIATGNGMNRRLRVGRILGVEVFVDWSWIVTFVLAAGTLVSLNRRLLPDVSVGVAIAAAFAAAAGLFASLGAHELVRVTAARGSGLPVHRLTLFVLGGVTDVERAPATPRTEVLGAVAAPAASLVVGLVLALGVAISSAPLPRAADDLDRMGVHGLVLAEIAAFNLAIAIVNLLPAYPLDGGRLLRALLWRVTGDVDCATRWAAWMGQVVGWTLVVVGIAATLGVSRSPFTALGTLAAFVGWFIASAAAQGYERVIAQRSSTVASSGGG, from the coding sequence ATGAAGATTGCAACGGGGAACGGCATGAACCGGCGTCTGCGTGTTGGCCGCATTTTGGGGGTGGAGGTCTTCGTCGATTGGAGCTGGATCGTCACCTTCGTCCTCGCGGCAGGGACGCTGGTGTCGCTGAACCGACGTCTGCTTCCCGACGTCTCCGTCGGCGTCGCCATCGCCGCTGCGTTCGCCGCCGCGGCGGGGCTCTTCGCCTCGCTTGGGGCGCATGAGCTGGTCCGCGTCACCGCGGCGCGCGGCTCCGGGCTGCCGGTGCATCGGCTCACGCTCTTCGTCCTCGGCGGCGTCACCGACGTCGAGCGTGCACCCGCGACGCCCCGCACCGAGGTGCTCGGCGCCGTCGCCGCGCCCGCCGCGAGCCTCGTCGTCGGCCTCGTGCTCGCGCTCGGCGTCGCGATCTCGAGCGCGCCGCTGCCGCGCGCCGCCGACGATCTCGATCGCATGGGCGTGCACGGGCTCGTGCTCGCCGAGATCGCGGCTTTCAACCTCGCGATCGCGATCGTGAACCTCTTGCCGGCCTACCCGCTCGACGGAGGCCGCCTGCTCCGCGCGCTCTTGTGGCGCGTGACGGGCGACGTGGACTGCGCGACGCGCTGGGCGGCGTGGATGGGTCAGGTCGTGGGCTGGACGCTCGTAGTCGTCGGCATCGCCGCGACGCTCGGCGTCTCGCGGAGCCCGTTCACCGCGCTCGGGACCTTGGCCGCGTTCGTCGGCTGGTTCATCGCGTCCGCCGCGGCGCAGGGCTACGAGCGCGTCATCGCGCAGCGATCATCGACGGTCGCGTCGTCGGGAGGCGGATAG
- a CDS encoding HAMP domain-containing histidine kinase translates to MTAHPSAIASAGRTDEVQCAHEERANHLSTQFLRRVAHDIASPAGVTMTVLDELAIGAKPELVAMARRGLRRLLRLSEQLALVADLEAGAFAPDTAPEDLRSVVQTALDNALGIDGRRDITADCSLPDARVLVDVDRRLLVSVVREVIGNALRLATSRVTVALMTEGDDVLIRVEDDGMGFKDEVRASLGERFTPRAGARGLGLSISIAKEVLAAHGGALEVGESTLPPGRRGGKGGAVTIRLPTTRPSMIAAR, encoded by the coding sequence ATGACCGCACACCCTTCCGCCATCGCGTCCGCCGGGCGCACCGACGAGGTCCAGTGCGCGCACGAGGAGCGCGCCAACCACCTCTCGACGCAGTTCCTCCGCCGGGTCGCGCACGACATCGCGTCTCCGGCCGGCGTGACGATGACCGTCCTCGACGAGCTCGCGATCGGCGCGAAGCCGGAGCTCGTCGCGATGGCGCGGCGCGGCCTCCGCCGTCTCCTCCGGCTCTCGGAGCAGCTCGCGCTCGTGGCGGATCTCGAGGCCGGCGCCTTCGCGCCCGACACCGCGCCGGAGGACCTCCGCTCCGTCGTGCAGACCGCGCTCGACAACGCGCTCGGCATCGACGGCCGGCGCGACATCACCGCCGACTGCTCGCTGCCGGACGCGCGCGTCCTCGTCGACGTCGACCGCCGCCTCCTCGTGTCGGTCGTGCGCGAGGTCATCGGCAACGCGCTCCGCCTCGCGACGTCGCGGGTGACGGTGGCGCTCATGACGGAGGGCGACGACGTCCTCATCCGCGTCGAGGACGACGGGATGGGCTTCAAGGACGAGGTGAGGGCCTCGCTCGGCGAGCGCTTCACGCCTCGCGCGGGCGCGCGCGGCCTCGGCCTCTCGATCTCGATCGCGAAGGAGGTCCTCGCCGCGCACGGCGGCGCGCTCGAGGTCGGCGAGAGCACGCTCCCGCCCGGCCGTCGCGGCGGCAAAGGCGGCGCGGTCACTATCCGCCTCCCGACGACGCGACCGTCGATGATCGCTGCGCGATGA
- a CDS encoding serine protease, with translation MNTTTTAIKLSLIALFALMTGCAAEQGDDEVTEEVDATEDAIVGGTTTSAYPAVGALTQYGQAFCTATVIAPRTLVTAAHCLDGQSASRIKFALGPRASAPTASLAVKRIAVHPQWNPSTIKNDIGVVILAQDAPVTPIALNTAMSSSWVGKDLVFVGYGVSNGHTQTGGGVKRVVTIPVSQVAATQFAYQAPGKNTCNGDSGGPAFAQDASGNLTVVGVTSYGDRGCTQYGVDTRVDAYRSFIASVPTN, from the coding sequence ATGAACACGACGACCACCGCCATCAAGCTCTCGCTGATTGCCCTCTTCGCGCTCATGACGGGGTGCGCCGCCGAGCAAGGCGACGACGAGGTGACGGAGGAGGTCGACGCGACCGAAGACGCGATCGTCGGCGGGACGACGACGTCGGCGTATCCGGCCGTCGGCGCGCTCACGCAGTACGGCCAGGCGTTCTGCACCGCGACCGTCATCGCGCCGCGCACGCTCGTCACCGCCGCGCACTGCCTCGACGGTCAGTCGGCCTCGCGCATCAAGTTCGCGCTCGGTCCCCGCGCGAGCGCGCCGACCGCCTCCCTCGCGGTGAAGCGCATCGCGGTGCATCCGCAGTGGAACCCGAGCACGATCAAGAACGACATCGGCGTCGTGATCCTCGCGCAGGACGCGCCGGTCACGCCGATCGCGCTGAACACCGCGATGTCTTCGAGCTGGGTCGGCAAGGACCTCGTCTTCGTCGGATACGGCGTCTCCAACGGTCACACGCAGACGGGCGGCGGCGTGAAGCGCGTCGTCACGATCCCGGTCTCGCAGGTCGCCGCGACGCAGTTCGCGTATCAGGCGCCTGGCAAGAACACCTGCAACGGCGACTCCGGCGGCCCCGCGTTCGCGCAGGACGCGAGCGGCAACCTCACCGTCGTCGGCGTCACCTCCTACGGCGACCGCGGTTGCACGCAGTACGGCGTCGACACGCGCGTCGACGCTTATCGCAGCTTCATCGCGTCCGTCCCGACGAACTGA
- a CDS encoding porin gives MKVAFSLGASVCFILLGTSGARAQEEPSERALEISPVGYVEAHYAYNFNRPSNGITNFRGFDNRHNTFTLANAAAGANADYGPVTARLIVQVGSTPSTYYLSEPNLAGTGGTNASNAELWKYLQEANVAYKAPLGRGLLLQLGLVPSPIGLESFAIKDNWSYSRSNLFFGFPFYHTGFRATYEWTKGLTTTVAVFNGWNSVVDDNDEKSVQADVTYESERAFLKAVYFGGVERPAGRRLLEGPAWRHTFDVVAQVRATTWLSFASEAVHGWEANRLGIASWTATAIYARVKPLDRVYVALRGDRFHERLAHDGSRASTPIFWNGVGWVSSGTATLDVRPHDHLSVRLEVRHDAASAPLFFRRDVRGDGSPASPYLPNATSQNTLLLGATAWL, from the coding sequence ATGAAGGTCGCGTTCTCGCTCGGCGCTTCGGTCTGCTTCATCCTTCTCGGGACCTCCGGCGCACGCGCGCAGGAGGAGCCGTCCGAGCGGGCGCTCGAGATCAGTCCCGTCGGCTACGTCGAGGCCCACTACGCCTACAACTTCAATCGCCCCTCGAACGGGATTACGAATTTCCGAGGCTTCGACAACCGCCACAACACGTTCACGCTCGCGAACGCCGCCGCCGGAGCGAATGCCGACTACGGGCCCGTCACCGCGCGGCTGATCGTTCAGGTCGGCTCCACGCCGAGCACGTACTACCTCTCCGAGCCGAACCTCGCCGGCACCGGCGGGACGAACGCCTCGAACGCGGAGCTCTGGAAGTACCTCCAGGAGGCGAACGTCGCGTACAAGGCGCCGCTAGGCCGCGGCCTCCTCCTCCAGCTCGGCCTCGTCCCCTCGCCGATCGGCCTCGAGAGCTTCGCGATCAAGGACAACTGGAGCTACAGCCGCTCCAACCTCTTCTTCGGCTTCCCGTTCTACCACACGGGGTTTCGCGCGACGTACGAGTGGACGAAGGGGCTGACGACGACGGTCGCGGTGTTCAACGGCTGGAACTCCGTCGTCGACGACAACGACGAGAAGAGCGTGCAGGCCGACGTGACGTACGAGAGCGAACGCGCCTTCCTCAAGGCCGTGTACTTCGGCGGCGTCGAGCGCCCCGCCGGCCGCCGGCTGCTCGAAGGTCCGGCGTGGCGCCACACGTTCGACGTCGTCGCGCAGGTGCGCGCGACGACGTGGCTCTCGTTCGCGAGCGAGGCCGTCCACGGCTGGGAGGCGAACAGGCTCGGGATCGCGAGCTGGACCGCCACCGCGATCTACGCGCGCGTGAAGCCGCTCGACCGCGTCTACGTCGCGCTCCGCGGCGACCGCTTCCACGAGCGCCTCGCGCACGACGGCAGCCGCGCGAGCACGCCGATCTTCTGGAACGGCGTCGGCTGGGTGAGCTCCGGCACCGCGACGCTCGACGTCCGCCCGCACGACCACCTCTCCGTGCGCCTCGAGGTCCGCCACGACGCCGCGTCGGCGCCGCTCTTCTTCCGCCGCGACGTCCGCGGCGACGGGAGCCCCGCCTCGCCGTACCTGCCGAACGCGACGTCGCAGAACACGCTGCTCCTCGGCGCGACCGCCTGGCTCTGA
- a CDS encoding MarR family transcriptional regulator — protein MGTFETKLEEEKARSTVQLLFKAARLLNERAIATLRERTKQPIRTAHTAVLPHIDLEGTRLTDLAAKLGVTKQAAGQLVDELVALGQLERIPDPADARAKLIRFSKRGRAGLLEGLATLQALEADLTTLIGAPAMKTLHDALAKIIHHEQTHTPNDR, from the coding sequence GTGGGCACGTTCGAGACCAAGCTCGAGGAAGAGAAGGCGCGTTCCACCGTCCAGCTCCTCTTCAAGGCCGCGCGTCTCCTCAACGAGCGCGCGATCGCGACGTTGCGGGAGCGGACCAAGCAGCCGATCCGCACCGCGCACACGGCGGTCCTCCCGCACATCGATCTCGAGGGCACGCGCCTGACCGATCTCGCGGCGAAGCTCGGGGTGACGAAGCAGGCGGCCGGCCAGCTCGTCGACGAGCTCGTCGCGCTTGGCCAGCTCGAACGCATCCCCGACCCCGCCGACGCCCGCGCGAAGCTGATCCGCTTCAGCAAGCGCGGCCGCGCCGGCCTCCTCGAAGGCCTCGCCACACTCCAAGCTCTAGAGGCGGACCTCACCACCCTCATCGGCGCCCCAGCAATGAAGACCCTCCACGACGCCCTCGCAAAGATCATCCATCACGAACAAACACACACGCCCAACGACCGGTAG